Proteins from one Pongo abelii isolate AG06213 chromosome 19, NHGRI_mPonAbe1-v2.0_pri, whole genome shotgun sequence genomic window:
- the AATK gene encoding serine/threonine-protein kinase LMTK1 isoform X1 has product MSSSFFNPSFAFSSHFDPDGAPLSELSWPSSLAVVAVSFSGLFAVIVLMLACLCCKKGGIGFKEFENAEGDEYVADLAQGSPATAAQNGPDVYVLPLTEVSLPMAKQPGRSVQLLKSTDLGRHSLLYLKEIGHGWFGKVFLGEVNSGVSSAQVVVKELQASASVQEQMQFLEEAQPYRALKHSNLLQCLAQCAEVTPYLLVMEFCPLGDLKGYLRSCRVAESMAPDPLTLQRMACEVACGILHLHRNNYVHSDLALRNCLLTADLTVKIGDYGLAHCKYREDYFVTADQLWVPLRWIAPELVDEVHSNLLVVDQTKSGNVWSLGVTIWELFELGTQPYPQHSDQQVLAYAVREQQLKLPKPQLQLTLSDRWYEVMQFCWLQPEQRPTAEEVHLLLSYLCAKGATEAEEEFERRWRSLRPGGGSVGPGPGAVGPMLGGVVELAAASSFPLLEQFAGDGFHADGDDVLTVTETSRGLNFEYKWEAGRGAEAFPATLSPGRTARLQELCAPDGAPPGVVPVLSAHSPSLGSEYFIRLEEAAPAAGHDPDCAGCAPSPPATADQDDDSDGSTAASLAMEPLLGHGPPVDVPWGRGDHYPRRSLARDPLCPSPSPSPSPSPGPLRLAEGEAEDADWGVAAFCPPFFEDPLGTSPLGSSGALPLTGEDELEEVGARRAAQRGHWRSNVSANNNSGSRCPESWDPSSAGCHAEDCPSPKQTPRASPEPGYPGEPLLGLQAPSAQEPGCCPGLPHPCPAQGLAPAPCLVTPSWTETAGSGGDHPQAEPKLATEAEGTAGPCLPLPSVPSPSQEGAPLPSEEASAPDAPDALPDSPTPATGGEVSATKLASALNGSSSSPEVEAPSSEDEDTAEATSGIFTDTSSDGLQAERPDVVPAFRSLQKQVGTPDSVDSLDIPSSASDGGYEVFSPSAAGPSGGQPRALDSGYDTENYESPEFVLKEAQEGCEPQAFAELASEVEGTGPETRLSTSPSGLNEKNPYRDSAYFSDLEAEAEPTSGPEKKCGGDQAPGPGLDLPSTGQPSEQASLSPGVSGEAQGSGPGEVLPPLLRLEGSSPEPSTCPSGLGPEPPEPQGPAEVPPGPSPSCSQFFLLTPVPLRSEGNSSEFQGPPGLLSGPAPQKRMGGPGTPRAPLRLALPGLPAALEGRPEEEEEDSEDSDESDEELRCYSVQEPSEDSEEEAPAVPVVVAESQSARNLRSLLKMPSLLSEAFCEDLERKKKAVSFFDDVTVYLFDQESPTRELGEPFPGAKESPPTFLTGSPGSPSAPNRPQQADGSPDGSTAEEGGGFAWDDDFPPMPAKAAFAMALDPAAPAPAAPTPTPTPAPFSRFTVSPAPTSTSTSTSTSTSTSPSPSTSRFSITHVSDLDAESMRGPEAGAEGDSKEA; this is encoded by the exons ACGGCGCCCCGCTCAGCGAGCTGTCCTGGCCGTCCTCCCTCGCCGTGGTGGCTGTGTCTTTCTCCGGGCTCTTCGCCGTCATCGTCCTCATGCTGGCCTGCCTGTGCTGTAAGAAGGGCGGCATCGGGTTCAAG GAGTTTGAGAATGCGGAGGGGGACGAGTACGTGGCCGACCTGGCGCAGGGCTCCCCAGCCACGGCAGCACAGAACGGGCCCGACGTGTACGTCCTGCCGCTCACAGAGGTCTCCCTGCCCATGGCCAAGCAGCCTGGGCGCTCAG TGCAGCTCCTCAAGTCCACGGACCTGGGCCGGCACAGCCTCCTGTACCTGAAGGAAATCGGCCATGGCTGGTTTGGGAAG GTGTTCCTGGGGGAGGTGAACTCTGGCGTCAGCAGTGCCCAGGTGGTGGTGAAGGAGCTGCAGGCCAGTGCCAGCGTGCAGGAGCAGATGCAGTTCCTGGAGGAGGCGCAGCCCTACAG AGCCCTGAAGCACAGCAACCTGCTCCAGTGCCTGGCCCAGTGCGCCGAGGTGACGCCCTACCTGCTGGTGATGGAGTTCTGCCCGCTG GGGGACCTCAAGGGCTACCTGCGGAGCTGCCGGGTGGCGGAGTCCATGGCGCCCGACCCCCTGACCCTGCAGCGCATGGCTTGTGAGGTGGCCTGTGGCATCCTGCATCTACATCGCAACAACTACGTGCACAG CGACCTGGCCCTGCGGAACTGCCTGCTCACGGCTGACCTGACGGTGAAGATTGGTGACTATggcctggctcactgcaagtacaga GAAGACTACTTCGTGACCGCCGACCAGCTGTGGGTGCCTCTGCGCTGGATCGCGCCGGAGCTAGTGGACGAGGTGCACAGCAACCTGCTCGTCGTGGACCAGACCAAGAGCGGGAATGTGTG GTCCCTGGGCGTGACCATCTGGGAGCTCTTTGAGCTGGGCACGCAGCCCTATCCCCAGCACTCGGACCAGCAGGTGCTGGCGTATGCGGTCCGGGAGCAGCAGCTCAAGCTGCCCAAGCCCCAGCTGCAGCTGACCCTGTCGGACCGCTG GTACGAGGTGATGCAGTTCTGCTGGCTGCAGCCGGAGCAGCGGCCCACAGCCGAGGAGGTGCACCTGCTGCTGTCCTACCTGTGTGCCAAGGGCGCCACCGAAGCTGAAGAGGAGTTTGAACGGCGCTGGCGCTCTCTGCGGCCCGGCGGGGGCAGCGTGGGGCCCGGCCCCGGTGCGGTGGGGCCCATGCTGGGCGGCGTGGTGGAGCTTGCCGCTGCCTCGTCCTTTCCGCTGCTGGAGCAGTTCGCGGGCGACGGCTTCCACGCGGACGGCGACGACGTGCTGACGGTGACGGAGACCAGCCGAGGCCTCAACTTTGAGTACAAGTGGGAGGCGGGCCGCGGCGCGGAGGCCTTCCCGGCCACGCTGAGCCCGGGCCGCACCGCACGCCTGCAGGAGCTGTGCGCCCCCGACGGCGCGCCCCCGGGCGTGGTTCCGGTGCTCAGCGCGCACAGCCCATCGCTGGGCAGCGAGTACTTCATCCGCCTAGAGGAGGCCGCGCCTGCCGCCGGCCACGACCCTGACTGCGCCGGCTGCGCCCCCAGTCCACCTGCCACTGCGGACCAGGACGACGACTCTGACGGCAGCACCGCCGCCTCGCTGGCCATGGAGCCGCTCCTGGGCCACGGGCCACCCGTCGACGTCCCCTGGGGCCGCGGCGACCACTACCCCCGCAGAAGCTTGGCGCGGGACCCGCTCTGCccctcgccctcgccctcgccctcgccctcgcccGGGCCCCTGAGGCTGGCGGAGGGAGAAGCGGAGGATGCAGACTGGGGCGTGGCTGCCTTCTGTCCGCCCTTTTTCGAGGACCCACTGGGCACGTCCCCTTTGGGGAGCTCAGGGGCGCTGCCGCTGACCGGCGAGGATGAGCTGGAGGAGGTGGGAGCGCGGAGGGCCGCCCAGCGCGGACACTGGCGCTCCAACGTGTCAGCCAACAACAACAGCGGCAGCCGCTGTCCAGAGTCCTGGGACCCCAGTTCTGCGGGCTGCCACGCTGAGGACTGCCCCAGTCCAAAGCAGACCCCACGGGCCTCCCCCGAGCCGGGGTACCCCGGAGAGCCTCTGCTTGGGCTCCAGGCACCCTCTGCCCAGGAGCCAGGCTGCTGCCCTGGCCTCCCTCATCCATGccctgcccagggcctggcacctgCTCCCTGCCTGGTCACACCCTCCTGGACAGAGACAGCCGGTAGTGGGGGTGACCACCCACAGGCAGAGCCCAAGCTTGCCACGGAGGCTGAGGGCACTGCCGGACCCTGCCTGCCCCTTCCTTCtgtcccctccccatcccaggaGGGAGCCCCACTTCCCTCGGAGGAGGCCAGTGCCCCTGACGCCCCTGACGCCCTGCCTGACTCGCCTACGCCTGCTACTGGTGGCGAGGTGTCTGCCACCAAGCTGGCTTCTGCCCTGAATGGCAGCAGCAGCTCCCCCGAGGTGGAGGCACCCAGTAGTGAGGACGAGGACACGGCTGAGGCCACCTCAGGCATCTTCACCGACACATCCAGCGACGGCCTGCAGGCTGAGAGGCCGGATGTGGTGCCAGCCTTCCGCTCTCTGCAGAAGCAGGTGGGAACCCCCGACTCCGTGGACTCCCTGGACATCCCGTCCTCAGCCAGTGATGGTGGCTATGAGGTCTTCAGCCCATCGGCCGCCGGCCCCTCTGGAGGGCAGCCCCGAGCGCTGGACAGTGGCTATGACACGGAGAACTATGAGTCCCCCGAGTTTGTGCTCAAGGAGGCGCAGGAAGGGTGTGAGCCCCAGGCCTTTGCGGAGCTGGCCTCAGAGGTCGAGGGCACCGGGCCCGAGACGCGGCTCTCCACCTCCCCCAGTGGCCTCAACGAGAAGAATCCCTACCGAGACTCTGCCTACTTCTCAgacctggaggctgaggccgagCCCACCTCAGGCCCAGAGAAGAAGTGCGGTGGAGACCAAGCCCCCGGGCCAGGGCTGGACCTACCGAGCACTGGGCAGCCGTCTGAGCAGGCCTCCCTCAGCCCTGGGGTTTCCGGGGAGGCACAAGGCTCTGGCCCCGGGGAGGTGCTGCCCCCACTGCTGCGGCTTGAAGGGTCCTCCCCAGAGCCCAGCACCTGCCCTTCGGGCCTGGGCCCAGAGCCTCCGGAGCCCCAAGGCCCAGCCGAGGTGCCGCCTGGGCCCAGCCCCAGCTGCTCCCAGTTTTTCCTGCTGACCCCGGTTCCGCTGAGATCAGAAGGCAACAGCTCTGAGTTCCAGGGGCCCCCAGGACTGTTGTCAGGGCCGGCCCCACAAAAGCGGATGGGGGGCCCAGGCACCCCCAGAGCCCCACTCCGCCTAGCTCTGCCAGGCCTCCCTGCAGCCTTGGAGGGCCGgccggaggaggaggaggaggacagtgAGGACAGCGACGAGTCTGACGAGGAGCTCCGCTGCTACAGCGTCCAGGAGCCTAGCGAGGACAGCGAAGAGGAGGCGCCGGCGGTGCCCGTGGTGGTGGCTGAGAGCCAGAGCGCGCGCAACCTGCGCAGCCTGCTCAAGATGCCCAGCCTGCTGTCCGAGGCCTTCTGCGAGGACCTGGAACGTAAGAAGAAGGCCGTGTCCTTCTTCGACGACGTCACCGTCTACCTCTTTGACCAG GAAAGCCCCACCCGGGAGCTCGGGGAGCCCTTCCCGGGGGCTAAGGAATCGCCCCCCACGTTCCTTACGGGGAGCCCCGGCTCTCCCAGCGCCCCCAACCGGCCGCAGCAGGCTGATGGCTCCCCCGATGGCTCCACAGCGGAAGAGG GTGGTGGGTTCGCGTGGGACGACGACTTCCCGCCGATGCCGGCCAAGGCAGCCTTCGCCATGGCCCTAGACCCGGCCGCACCCGCCCCGGCTGCGCCCACGCCCACGCCCACGCCCGCTCCCTTCTCGCGCTTCACGGTGTCGCCCGCGCCCACGTCCACGTCCACGTCCACGTCCACGTCCACGTCCACGTCCCCGTCCCCGTCCACGTCCCGCTTCTCCATCACGCACGTGTCTGACTTGGACGCCGAGTCCATGAGAG GACCTGAAGCAGGTGCCGAGGGTGACAGTAAAGAGGCTTGA
- the AATK gene encoding serine/threonine-protein kinase LMTK1 isoform X3, translated as MSSSFFNPSFAFSSHFDPDGAPLSELSWPSSLAVVAVSFSGLFAVIVLMLACLCCKKGGIGFKEFENAEGDEYVADLAQGSPATAAQNGPDVYVLPLTEVSLPMAKQPGRSVQLLKSTDLGRHSLLYLKEIGHGWFGKVFLGEVNSGVSSAQVVVKELQASASVQEQMQFLEEAQPYRALKHSNLLQCLAQCAEVTPYLLVMEFCPLGDLKGYLRSCRVAESMAPDPLTLQRMACEVACGILHLHRNNYVHSDLALRNCLLTADLTVKIGDYGLAHCKYREDYFVTADQLWVPLRWIAPELVDEVHSNLLVVDQTKSGNVWYEVMQFCWLQPEQRPTAEEVHLLLSYLCAKGATEAEEEFERRWRSLRPGGGSVGPGPGAVGPMLGGVVELAAASSFPLLEQFAGDGFHADGDDVLTVTETSRGLNFEYKWEAGRGAEAFPATLSPGRTARLQELCAPDGAPPGVVPVLSAHSPSLGSEYFIRLEEAAPAAGHDPDCAGCAPSPPATADQDDDSDGSTAASLAMEPLLGHGPPVDVPWGRGDHYPRRSLARDPLCPSPSPSPSPSPGPLRLAEGEAEDADWGVAAFCPPFFEDPLGTSPLGSSGALPLTGEDELEEVGARRAAQRGHWRSNVSANNNSGSRCPESWDPSSAGCHAEDCPSPKQTPRASPEPGYPGEPLLGLQAPSAQEPGCCPGLPHPCPAQGLAPAPCLVTPSWTETAGSGGDHPQAEPKLATEAEGTAGPCLPLPSVPSPSQEGAPLPSEEASAPDAPDALPDSPTPATGGEVSATKLASALNGSSSSPEVEAPSSEDEDTAEATSGIFTDTSSDGLQAERPDVVPAFRSLQKQVGTPDSVDSLDIPSSASDGGYEVFSPSAAGPSGGQPRALDSGYDTENYESPEFVLKEAQEGCEPQAFAELASEVEGTGPETRLSTSPSGLNEKNPYRDSAYFSDLEAEAEPTSGPEKKCGGDQAPGPGLDLPSTGQPSEQASLSPGVSGEAQGSGPGEVLPPLLRLEGSSPEPSTCPSGLGPEPPEPQGPAEVPPGPSPSCSQFFLLTPVPLRSEGNSSEFQGPPGLLSGPAPQKRMGGPGTPRAPLRLALPGLPAALEGRPEEEEEDSEDSDESDEELRCYSVQEPSEDSEEEAPAVPVVVAESQSARNLRSLLKMPSLLSEAFCEDLERKKKAVSFFDDVTVYLFDQESPTRELGEPFPGAKESPPTFLTGSPGSPSAPNRPQQADGSPDGSTAEEGGGFAWDDDFPPMPAKAAFAMALDPAAPAPAAPTPTPTPAPFSRFTVSPAPTSTSTSTSTSTSTSPSPSTSRFSITHVSDLDAESMRGPEAGAEGDSKEA; from the exons ACGGCGCCCCGCTCAGCGAGCTGTCCTGGCCGTCCTCCCTCGCCGTGGTGGCTGTGTCTTTCTCCGGGCTCTTCGCCGTCATCGTCCTCATGCTGGCCTGCCTGTGCTGTAAGAAGGGCGGCATCGGGTTCAAG GAGTTTGAGAATGCGGAGGGGGACGAGTACGTGGCCGACCTGGCGCAGGGCTCCCCAGCCACGGCAGCACAGAACGGGCCCGACGTGTACGTCCTGCCGCTCACAGAGGTCTCCCTGCCCATGGCCAAGCAGCCTGGGCGCTCAG TGCAGCTCCTCAAGTCCACGGACCTGGGCCGGCACAGCCTCCTGTACCTGAAGGAAATCGGCCATGGCTGGTTTGGGAAG GTGTTCCTGGGGGAGGTGAACTCTGGCGTCAGCAGTGCCCAGGTGGTGGTGAAGGAGCTGCAGGCCAGTGCCAGCGTGCAGGAGCAGATGCAGTTCCTGGAGGAGGCGCAGCCCTACAG AGCCCTGAAGCACAGCAACCTGCTCCAGTGCCTGGCCCAGTGCGCCGAGGTGACGCCCTACCTGCTGGTGATGGAGTTCTGCCCGCTG GGGGACCTCAAGGGCTACCTGCGGAGCTGCCGGGTGGCGGAGTCCATGGCGCCCGACCCCCTGACCCTGCAGCGCATGGCTTGTGAGGTGGCCTGTGGCATCCTGCATCTACATCGCAACAACTACGTGCACAG CGACCTGGCCCTGCGGAACTGCCTGCTCACGGCTGACCTGACGGTGAAGATTGGTGACTATggcctggctcactgcaagtacaga GAAGACTACTTCGTGACCGCCGACCAGCTGTGGGTGCCTCTGCGCTGGATCGCGCCGGAGCTAGTGGACGAGGTGCACAGCAACCTGCTCGTCGTGGACCAGACCAAGAGCGGGAATGTGTG GTACGAGGTGATGCAGTTCTGCTGGCTGCAGCCGGAGCAGCGGCCCACAGCCGAGGAGGTGCACCTGCTGCTGTCCTACCTGTGTGCCAAGGGCGCCACCGAAGCTGAAGAGGAGTTTGAACGGCGCTGGCGCTCTCTGCGGCCCGGCGGGGGCAGCGTGGGGCCCGGCCCCGGTGCGGTGGGGCCCATGCTGGGCGGCGTGGTGGAGCTTGCCGCTGCCTCGTCCTTTCCGCTGCTGGAGCAGTTCGCGGGCGACGGCTTCCACGCGGACGGCGACGACGTGCTGACGGTGACGGAGACCAGCCGAGGCCTCAACTTTGAGTACAAGTGGGAGGCGGGCCGCGGCGCGGAGGCCTTCCCGGCCACGCTGAGCCCGGGCCGCACCGCACGCCTGCAGGAGCTGTGCGCCCCCGACGGCGCGCCCCCGGGCGTGGTTCCGGTGCTCAGCGCGCACAGCCCATCGCTGGGCAGCGAGTACTTCATCCGCCTAGAGGAGGCCGCGCCTGCCGCCGGCCACGACCCTGACTGCGCCGGCTGCGCCCCCAGTCCACCTGCCACTGCGGACCAGGACGACGACTCTGACGGCAGCACCGCCGCCTCGCTGGCCATGGAGCCGCTCCTGGGCCACGGGCCACCCGTCGACGTCCCCTGGGGCCGCGGCGACCACTACCCCCGCAGAAGCTTGGCGCGGGACCCGCTCTGCccctcgccctcgccctcgccctcgccctcgcccGGGCCCCTGAGGCTGGCGGAGGGAGAAGCGGAGGATGCAGACTGGGGCGTGGCTGCCTTCTGTCCGCCCTTTTTCGAGGACCCACTGGGCACGTCCCCTTTGGGGAGCTCAGGGGCGCTGCCGCTGACCGGCGAGGATGAGCTGGAGGAGGTGGGAGCGCGGAGGGCCGCCCAGCGCGGACACTGGCGCTCCAACGTGTCAGCCAACAACAACAGCGGCAGCCGCTGTCCAGAGTCCTGGGACCCCAGTTCTGCGGGCTGCCACGCTGAGGACTGCCCCAGTCCAAAGCAGACCCCACGGGCCTCCCCCGAGCCGGGGTACCCCGGAGAGCCTCTGCTTGGGCTCCAGGCACCCTCTGCCCAGGAGCCAGGCTGCTGCCCTGGCCTCCCTCATCCATGccctgcccagggcctggcacctgCTCCCTGCCTGGTCACACCCTCCTGGACAGAGACAGCCGGTAGTGGGGGTGACCACCCACAGGCAGAGCCCAAGCTTGCCACGGAGGCTGAGGGCACTGCCGGACCCTGCCTGCCCCTTCCTTCtgtcccctccccatcccaggaGGGAGCCCCACTTCCCTCGGAGGAGGCCAGTGCCCCTGACGCCCCTGACGCCCTGCCTGACTCGCCTACGCCTGCTACTGGTGGCGAGGTGTCTGCCACCAAGCTGGCTTCTGCCCTGAATGGCAGCAGCAGCTCCCCCGAGGTGGAGGCACCCAGTAGTGAGGACGAGGACACGGCTGAGGCCACCTCAGGCATCTTCACCGACACATCCAGCGACGGCCTGCAGGCTGAGAGGCCGGATGTGGTGCCAGCCTTCCGCTCTCTGCAGAAGCAGGTGGGAACCCCCGACTCCGTGGACTCCCTGGACATCCCGTCCTCAGCCAGTGATGGTGGCTATGAGGTCTTCAGCCCATCGGCCGCCGGCCCCTCTGGAGGGCAGCCCCGAGCGCTGGACAGTGGCTATGACACGGAGAACTATGAGTCCCCCGAGTTTGTGCTCAAGGAGGCGCAGGAAGGGTGTGAGCCCCAGGCCTTTGCGGAGCTGGCCTCAGAGGTCGAGGGCACCGGGCCCGAGACGCGGCTCTCCACCTCCCCCAGTGGCCTCAACGAGAAGAATCCCTACCGAGACTCTGCCTACTTCTCAgacctggaggctgaggccgagCCCACCTCAGGCCCAGAGAAGAAGTGCGGTGGAGACCAAGCCCCCGGGCCAGGGCTGGACCTACCGAGCACTGGGCAGCCGTCTGAGCAGGCCTCCCTCAGCCCTGGGGTTTCCGGGGAGGCACAAGGCTCTGGCCCCGGGGAGGTGCTGCCCCCACTGCTGCGGCTTGAAGGGTCCTCCCCAGAGCCCAGCACCTGCCCTTCGGGCCTGGGCCCAGAGCCTCCGGAGCCCCAAGGCCCAGCCGAGGTGCCGCCTGGGCCCAGCCCCAGCTGCTCCCAGTTTTTCCTGCTGACCCCGGTTCCGCTGAGATCAGAAGGCAACAGCTCTGAGTTCCAGGGGCCCCCAGGACTGTTGTCAGGGCCGGCCCCACAAAAGCGGATGGGGGGCCCAGGCACCCCCAGAGCCCCACTCCGCCTAGCTCTGCCAGGCCTCCCTGCAGCCTTGGAGGGCCGgccggaggaggaggaggaggacagtgAGGACAGCGACGAGTCTGACGAGGAGCTCCGCTGCTACAGCGTCCAGGAGCCTAGCGAGGACAGCGAAGAGGAGGCGCCGGCGGTGCCCGTGGTGGTGGCTGAGAGCCAGAGCGCGCGCAACCTGCGCAGCCTGCTCAAGATGCCCAGCCTGCTGTCCGAGGCCTTCTGCGAGGACCTGGAACGTAAGAAGAAGGCCGTGTCCTTCTTCGACGACGTCACCGTCTACCTCTTTGACCAG GAAAGCCCCACCCGGGAGCTCGGGGAGCCCTTCCCGGGGGCTAAGGAATCGCCCCCCACGTTCCTTACGGGGAGCCCCGGCTCTCCCAGCGCCCCCAACCGGCCGCAGCAGGCTGATGGCTCCCCCGATGGCTCCACAGCGGAAGAGG GTGGTGGGTTCGCGTGGGACGACGACTTCCCGCCGATGCCGGCCAAGGCAGCCTTCGCCATGGCCCTAGACCCGGCCGCACCCGCCCCGGCTGCGCCCACGCCCACGCCCACGCCCGCTCCCTTCTCGCGCTTCACGGTGTCGCCCGCGCCCACGTCCACGTCCACGTCCACGTCCACGTCCACGTCCACGTCCCCGTCCCCGTCCACGTCCCGCTTCTCCATCACGCACGTGTCTGACTTGGACGCCGAGTCCATGAGAG GACCTGAAGCAGGTGCCGAGGGTGACAGTAAAGAGGCTTGA